Proteins from a single region of Streptomyces spinoverrucosus:
- a CDS encoding IS3 family transposase (programmed frameshift), producing MAAPRKYPDELRERAIREVRTTGRPIAHVAKDLGIHKEALRGWVRQAEADRGERDDRLTTAELDELKQLRKEVAELRRANEILKAASVFFCPGDRPSPDEAEQVIDHLRERGLGVDPVCRVLELSPSTYFARKKRPKSARRLRDEQLMPLIEEVHAESGGTYGARRITRALRRKGHGVARCTVERLMAELGLEGVIRGRRRRTTIPEPSAPRPPDLVDRDFTASRPDQLWVADMTYVRTWSGWAYVAFVLDVYSRMIVGWQVANHMRTELPLDALEMALWRRRIKKDSGLIHHSDRGSQYVSIRYTDRLADIGASASVGSVADSYDNAMAEALNGTFKAELIEMQGPWKDVDQVERAIFQWITWYNEERLHSALDYVPPAEYEEAFWRSQEQTPQSA from the exons ATGGCAGCACCCCGTAAATATCCGGACGAACTGCGCGAGCGCGCGATTCGCGAGGTCCGCACCACCGGCCGCCCGATCGCGCACGTCGCGAAGGACCTCGGCATCCACAAGGAAGCCCTGCGAGGCTGGGTCCGCCAGGCCGAGGCCGACCGCGGCGAGCGGGACGACCGGCTCACCACCGCCGAGCTGGACGAGTTGAAGCAACTCCGGAAAGAGGTAGCGGAGTTGCGGCGGGCGAACGAGATCTTGAAAGCCGCCTCGGTGT TTTTTTGCCCAGGAGATCGACCGTCCCCGGACGAGGCCGAGCAGGTGATCGACCACCTGCGCGAGAGGGGCCTTGGGGTCGATCCCGTCTGCCGGGTGCTGGAGCTGTCGCCGTCGACGTACTTCGCCCGCAAGAAGCGGCCGAAGTCGGCCCGCCGGCTCCGGGACGAGCAGCTCATGCCGCTGATCGAGGAGGTCCACGCGGAGTCGGGCGGCACCTATGGCGCCCGCCGGATCACCCGCGCGCTTCGGCGCAAGGGCCACGGGGTGGCCCGCTGCACCGTCGAGAGGCTGATGGCCGAGCTGGGCCTGGAGGGCGTCATCCGTGGCCGGCGGCGTCGGACCACGATTCCGGAACCGTCGGCGCCGCGTCCGCCGGACCTGGTCGACCGCGACTTCACCGCCTCCCGGCCCGATCAGCTGTGGGTCGCGGACATGACGTATGTCCGCACCTGGTCGGGATGGGCGTATGTGGCGTTCGTCCTGGATGTGTACTCGCGGATGATCGTCGGCTGGCAGGTCGCGAACCACATGCGGACCGAACTCCCTCTGGACGCCCTGGAGATGGCGCTCTGGCGGCGTCGGATCAAGAAGGACTCCGGACTGATACACCACAGCGATCGCGGGTCGCAATACGTATCAATTCGGTATACCGACCGGCTCGCCGACATCGGCGCCTCAGCCTCCGTCGGCTCCGTCGCGGACTCGTATGACAACGCGATGGCCGAGGCGCTGAACGGCACCTTCAAGGCCGAGCTGATCGAGATGCAGGGACCCTGGAAGGACGTCGACCAGGTCGAGCGGGCGATCTTCCAGTGGATCACCTGGTACAACGAAGAGCGTCTTCACTCCGCGCTCGACTACGTGCCGCCGGCCGAGTACGAGGAAGCCTTCTGGCGCAGCCAGGAGCAAACCCCGCAGTCCGCCTGA
- a CDS encoding DUF6207 family protein, with amino-acid sequence MTSTASSSTTTPYRLVVDVAAADEATALAFQQLLAGREKWRKRSADDAGCEVGRAKDCGQLREDFTSRDLVLLMANAGVLGATADAPRTPGAD; translated from the coding sequence ATGACTTCCACCGCCAGTTCCTCCACCACCACGCCGTACCGCCTGGTCGTCGACGTCGCGGCCGCTGACGAAGCCACCGCGCTCGCCTTCCAGCAGCTGCTTGCCGGACGGGAGAAATGGCGAAAGCGGAGTGCGGACGACGCTGGATGCGAGGTCGGCCGCGCCAAGGACTGCGGGCAGCTGCGCGAGGACTTCACCAGCCGCGATCTCGTGCTGCTGATGGCCAACGCCGGAGTCCTCGGCGCCACGGCCGATGCCCCCCGGACGCCTGGCGCCGACTGA